Genomic segment of candidate division KSB1 bacterium:
CAAAGTTTGGGGTTGAGATGGCAGGATTTTATTCCCGGTTACCTGATGAAGACTTCTTTGGCATTGGTAACAATACGTCAGAGGAAAATGAAACAAATTATTTGCACGAAGAAAACAATCTTAAAGTTTCCTTGATTTCGTTGCCCTCCAAAGGGGCATTGTTCTCAGCAGGTTTGGGATACAGTAATGTTCATATTAAGGAAGGGCGTGACCCCAACCATCCTTCACTGGATAGTCTTTTTACACCGGCGCAGGTTCCGGGATTTTTCGGTACGGAAATGTGGTCGTTGCGGTTCAACTTTTACCGGGATACGCGAAACGCCACCGGGCACCCGACCAAAGGAGGCGAGGAGTACCTTGCTTATGAATTTGCCAAAGAAATTAATGGGGACACATTCGGTTATAGAAAATTTACCCTTGACGTAAGGCGCTATCTTCATTTATTTTATGATCGGGTCATGGCAGTACGCATGCGAGTGGAGATCACCGATAATCTGCAAAATAGGCAAATTCCGTTTTATCAATTGGCGGGTTTGGGCGGCCCAAATAGTTTGCGTGGCTACCGTCCGGTTCGTTTTCGCGACAAAGACTTGATTCTGGCCGGTGTTGAATATCGGTGGCCTCTCCCCACTATGGCCATCGCGTACGGCTTTTTTGAAGAAGGAAGAGTTTTCTCTAATGTTTTTGATGAGTTCAGTCTTCATGAATTCAAATATAGTTTTGGCGGCGGGTTGAGGCTCAAATCAATAGACGGCGGTTTGATTGCCATTTTTGAAATCGCTAAATCCCGAGAACAAATTCGATTTAATTTTGGTTTAAACACAGATTTAAGGAGATTTTAATTTGAATATTAGAGCTTTAAAACTAAGTTTAACTATTTTTTGTCTTAGCCTCTTTCTGTTGAGCTGCGGGGCGCAAAAGCAATATCTAAAGCGTGATCTTATAACGGAAGAAAACGATAGAGAGTCCATTCCGAAACCTAAGCCAAGACGCCTTAGTGTTTTTGAGGACGGCATTGAAAACATATTTGGTCGTGAAATCGATGAATACGGCAACCTCTCCTGGCATAGTCGAAAACTCATCAACAACCTGAAACAGGCCAAGAATACTAACAGCCTTGATGAAGTCCCTAATTCAACCTGGTTTACAAACAGGCATGCAAAGCATCCGTTGACGATCGCAGAGTTAAGACGCGGCCCGAATCGAGGCGAGGGGCCGGACATGAGCGGCTACATTACAATTACGGGTGCGAAGGCGGAGGGCGTTTCTCCCGGCTTTCGAATGAAAGACAGCAAAGGGGTTGATTATTTCGTTAAGTTTGATATTAAAGGTTTTCCTCAGCTGAATACCGCCGCCGAAGTCATAACAACTAAATTTGTTTATGCTTCCGGTTACAACACTCCGGAGAATTATTTAAGTGTTGTCGATCCTGAAAAAATGAGAATCGGAGAGGGTGTAACCATAAAAGACAAGTGGGGCAAAGATGTGCCAATGACGATGGATTTTATGAATTATATTTTGAGCCAGGTGCAGCCGAGCCCTGATGGCACATACCGGATTGTGGCCAGTAAGCGGCTTGAAGGTGAGCCGCTTGGGCCGTTTTTGTACACAGGCCGCCGCAAGGACGATCCCAATGACCGGGTGAGTCACGTTCATCGCCGGGAGCTCAGGGGATACAAAGCCATCACCGCCTGGTTAAACAATTTTGATACCAAGGCAAATAACACTCTGGATATGTACGTTACTGAAAATGGCAAAAGCTTCGTGAAGCACTACATAATTGATTTTGCGACTTCACTTGGCAGTGGTGGATATGGTACAGCCTCACGCTCAAGGGGACATTTTGGAACATTTGACTTGGGTCATATTTTCAAAAAGCTGTTTACCTTAGGACTATATGTTGAGCCCTGGGAAAAAAAGCCTAAGCTGATTAGCCCATCGGTGGGGTATTTTGATTCGGACTTATTTAACCCGGGGAATTATGCTGTTATCGTGCCTAATCCTGCCTTTCAAAGGATGACGGAATTGGACGGGTTTTGGGGCGCTAAAATCGTCATGTCTTTCACAGACGAACAAATTCGAGCTATCGTGGAAACCGGAGAATTTCAAAACCAGGAAGATGTAGATTACATCGTCAGAACTCTGGCCGAACGCCGCGACAAAACAGGGCGATATTGGTACGGTAAAGTAAATCCCCTGGATAATTTTCATTTTCGGCAAGACAGCAACGCTCATACATTTATAGGGTTCGATGATTTGTCGGTCAATGCCGGCTTTGAAAATTCGGACATGACCACCTACCGCTATAAGCTGCAATATCTCGGAAAAGATTTAACCGGTTATTTTTTCTCAAAAAGTAAAGCGCGTCTCGATTTAAATGATGAAATGCGGCAAACCATTGAGAGAAATTTTGCGGCATTACCCAACTTGCGTGAAGATGGCCGAATTTTAAACTTCAAGATTGAAAGCCAAAGAAAACCAGGCGGCTCATGGGGAAAGGATGTCAAGGTGTTTTTTCATTATCCAATCGATGTTTCGGAGCCGCCACAGATCGTGGCAATTGAAAGAGAAAATTGATTGATGAAACCTTGCAGGTTTTTAAAACCTGCAAGATTTGGCTACTCGGAGGGAGTAATGAGTAGAATATTTTCGTTTCTAATGATCTATCTTTTAATTACCGGCTCTGGTGTCCTGGCACAGAATTCCGGTTCTGAATCAGAAGAAACCAATCAGAAGGAGAATAATTCTGAGCAGGAAACGGCCCAACCTGAAAAAATAAATCAAGAACAAGCTAACGAGTACCCCGATCCGAACTTAATTCCCTACCGGACTAAAAAAAGCGCTTTGGTGCATGTCCTGTCCCTACCCGCAAAAATATGGCATCTGGCCTGGACACCCTTGGGTGCTACCGTCATTTGGGTGGAACAGAGCCGCATTCAGGAAAAAGCGATCAATTTTTTTTTGAACGACGATCAGACGGCTGGTTTTTTTCCATTAGTCAGTTTTGGGGGGAACACCGGTGCTGGCGGCGGCCTGATGGTTTTTGACAACAATTTGTTTAATAAAAGAAAAAGAATTAAAGCCAGTTTTCTATACAGCTCGTCAAGTAACAACATAACCGAAATTGCTTATGCCGATTCATCGCTGTTTGGCAGCTCTTTTTATTTCGATATTACCGGGTCTTATTTTAATGATTCGGACGAGAATCTTTACATTAGTGATTCGGTAAGTCTGGAGAATTTGCGTGATTCGTCAATTGGGGCGAACAAATCCACGGCCGACGATGAAACCAGCTACGCGACCCAGGAAGGTGGCGTCATCGCAAATCTATCGTACGTTTTTAGTCAGAAAGTAGGCTTAGGGATTGTATCAAGCTTCCGGAGAGTAGATATCGACAGCTCTCATGATGAAATTGAAGGCGCTCTTTTTCCGAGAAATATTCCCGGCAAGGGTGAGACCAGTTTATTCTCGGTGGGTGGGACATTAACGTTTAACCTTGCCAAAGGTTGGCCGCGAACTCTTTCAGGAACGCTGTTACGGCTGAGTTATACATATAATCGGGAAATAAATGGCAGGCGGTTTGAATACAATCGGTTTAGGGCAGAACTGAATCAATTTATTCCCATTCCATTTTTAGCTAAGAATCGCCGGCTTGGTATTCGCGGCGTTTTTGAAAAAATCGACAGGATTGGCACAAAGCAAGTTCCCTTTTATGAACTCAGTTTGCTCGGCGACGCAGCTAATTTGAGAGGGTTCGATCAGAATAGGTTTCGAGGCCGGGGTTTGCTCTTTTTTAATTTTGAGTACCGCTACCCGATTTGGGACACCTGGGATGCTGTGCTCTTTTTTGATGAAGGCCAGGTTTATGACGATTTAAGCGAAATTGCTTTAAATGAATTTCATACCGCAGTCGGTACCGGAATTCGATTTATGTCAAGAACAGGGTTTCTAATGCGCTTTGAAGTAGCACGAAGCAGCGAGCAGTGGCGGGCATTATTTCAAATAATTCCGAATTTTTAAAAAAAGTCAATACGGATGCCCAGCCACTTCGGCGACTTTCCGCGGTAAAATAATTTCCACCGAAACACGCCGATTTCGCCGAGGGTCACCGAATATTTTAAATTAATATCTCTACTCGTTTTTGGGAGGAGCTAAATTGGAAGACATTCTCTATAAACGGCTCTCGGATGAAGTCATTAACTTCTCACGCTGCCGTTTGCAATTTAAACGTTTCATGCTTCAAAATGATTTTAAAAATATAAGCCGAGCTAATTTAACAATTCTAAAATGAAAATAAATTCGGCGAGTTTCGGTGACTTCGGCGCAGTTCGGTGGGAAAAATTGATTTATTTTAGGTTAGAGAATGGTTTGCTTAAATTGATTACTTATTTATATTGTCATTAAATGAACCAAAACGAAATGACCCAATGACTAATAATGAAGAGTAAAGAGGGGCAAATGAAAGCTATTGTTAAATTTCAAATCCTCTTTTTTATTATTTTAATAATATTCGGTTGCAGCAGCCACAAATTCACCCTTGCTCCAATCAAAACATTTGATCCGGACAATAAAAATATCCCCGCACCAAAAGATATCAAGGAAAATCAGATTTGGGATATTGCCGATATGACCGTTTTTTACCAAATTGAAAAAGTCTTGGATTTGAACTGGTCGGCAAGAAAGATAGGCAAAGGCCTTAACCTTGTAAAGGGTCGTTCCGCGGACAATGTCAATGCTTTGGATGAGGTCCCTAATTCAAGCTGGTATACAAATCGTCACTACCAAAATCGTATGAATTTGGAAGAGCTGCAAAACGGCCCAAACGTTACCGCCGGGCCGGACCAAAGCGGGCTTTGGTTGATCTGGCTGGCGAAGACAGAAGGGGGGACCCCCGGACTTTTTATAAGAGACGCCAAAGGAGACGCATACATTTTAAAGTTCGATGCGCCGCAATTTCAGGAAATGGGTTCGAGTGCAGAGGTTATCTCCACCAAATTTTTTCACGCGGCTGGTTATCATGTGCCGCAAAACACCATCGAGTATTTTGACCCCGATATTTTGCAAGTCCAGGAAGGCGTCATGATTCCAGTTCAAGGGTCCGAGCGGCAAATGACCACAAGAGACGTCGAGGATTTGTTGCGTCCCATCCCACGAAGAGAAGATGGAAAAATAAGGTGCCTGGCCAGTAAATTGGTGGATGGCAAAGTGGTGGGCGTCTGGAACTACATTGGAACCCGCAGCGATGATCCGAACGATCTCGTTCATCATGAGCACCGGCGGGAATTAAGAGGTCTTCGAACCTTTGCCTCGTGGCTGAGCGATGAGGACCGGCGTGCGGCCAATACTCTGGCGGTTTATACCGAAGATAAAGAAACTGGAAATAAGTACATTAAACATTTTATCATCGATATGGGATCGACGATGGGCAGTAATAATATTATTCCACATGCTCCCAAATATGGCAGTGAATACCTGGTCGACCCGCGCACAATTGCCCTGCAATTTATTACTTTCGGACTTTATGTGAAGCCGTGGGAGTTTGAGGTTGAGCCCCTGGAGTTTACAGGAAGAAAAGAGGATCCGAATTTTCCATATTTTCACTCCATCGGCTACTACGAATCTGAAATTTTCGACCCGGGTGATTGGTACCCAACTTATCCAAATCCGGCGTTTGAATACGCGACTTACCGCGACGCATTCTGGGGCGCTAAAATCGTCATGTCTTTCACTGATGAAGATATTCGCGCAATTGTTAAGACAGCTAACTATTCAAATCCTAAAGCAGAGGAATACTTAATCAAAACCTTGATCGAGCGCCGGGATAAAGTTGGCCGTTACTGGTTTGATCGAATGAATCCATTGGATAAATTCAAGTTTAAACAAAGCAACGATGTTCTGACTTTAACGTTCAACGATTTAGCGGTAGATGGCCACCTGGCGTCAGCCGAAGATACAAAATATATTTATACATTGTCTTATAACGGGCGGCACAAACAGGAATTCGTCCATGCACCGGAAATTCCTATCTCGGCAAACGGTGCCGGGTTTTTAGACCAAATTCTTGCCACTAACGATATTAAAAATGAGGAAGACAAGATTTTTTTAATTAAAATTCAAACGGTGCGAAAGGGTAAAAAACCAAGCAGAGCAGTTGATGTTTATTTTTATTATCCGGGGCAAAACCAAGAAGCTCGAGTGGTAGGTATCCTTCGGGAAGAGTAATAGTTAAAGCAATTTGATAACTAAGAAAATTGCTGCTTCTCGCCATTAAGTGTTGTAAAAAACAAAGAAATGTGCTTAAAGGTGCGTAAAAGGAAACCAAAAATGCAATAGAATTTATGCAGCCCACAGTACGATGAAAGTACATTCTTTTGTCGTTTTTAGCATAGGATTTTGAATGGACTTCGTTAAAATAGGAATTGTCACCTAACTGCAACCTGAATAAGGCACAGCAGGGAAAATGAAGATAGTTAAAGTCAATTACGATTGGAGAACTTTATGGCAAATCCAATAAAAGCAATCATGAATATCCGGCGAGAGGAGCTACCACTCTCGTTGTTAATGTCTGGTTATTTCTTTCTGGTAATCACGAGTTTCTGGGTACTGAAACCTCTAAAAAAGAATCTTTTTATAAACTACTACGATCAGATTGGGTTTAACCTTTTTGACTGGCACATGGAGGCCGCTCAAGCTGAACTCCTTGCCAAGGTTTTAAATATGGTTGTAGCTTTTGTTGCTGTGGTCGTGTTTACTTGGCTTGTGAGAAATTTTCGCCGGCAGCAATTGACTTACATCTTCACCGGATTTTTTCTGATTTCCTATCTGGGGTATAGTTTCGTTATCAACAGTCCAAGCGACTTCACTGTATGGACTTTTTATTTGTTCGGTGACTTGTTCACGACGCTAATGGTTGCTACATTTTTTGCATTTTTGAATGATAGTGTCACGCCCGACGGAGCCAAGCGCCTCTATGGCTTGATCGGTTTGGGTGGAGTTCTCGGTGGTGCAATTGGCGCTACGTTTTTTTGGCGCATGCTCGACTACCTAAGTAATTCATCGTGGCTATGGATTTGCTTTTTCATTTCAGTTATGATTTTAGTCCTCGCCAATGCTGCCGGAAGGTTGGTAGAACGGAATCCACCACCAGAACGCTCTGAGCGAACGAAAGATGTTTCTCCCGACCAAAAGGAAAACCCGGCTCTGGCAGGGGCGAAGTTGGTCTTCAAATCACCCTATTTGCTGTCCATTGTAGCTATCGTTGGATTGTACGAGATAACGTCACAAACGCTCGACTTTCAGTTTACTGCAACCATTTCACACTATTTGGATGGGCCTGACCTAAAAAGGCACTTTGCTATGAT
This window contains:
- a CDS encoding BamA/TamA family outer membrane protein — its product is MKSLARQKAFSLPAILVFGLCFYLLAGFNHLAFAQEKEDKEIPPEQLPVEERDTGDSFIENLGELPGDIITLPFKLFFKGVGFVMRVVDYNAITLRVTDWLTSEDEKTKVRPIFTPVSGGGLIFIQDDLFKKGMKFRASGSFGTRTRRNVYGGLRDPKFFSPKFGVEMAGFYSRLPDEDFFGIGNNTSEENETNYLHEENNLKVSLISLPSKGALFSAGLGYSNVHIKEGRDPNHPSLDSLFTPAQVPGFFGTEMWSLRFNFYRDTRNATGHPTKGGEEYLAYEFAKEINGDTFGYRKFTLDVRRYLHLFYDRVMAVRMRVEITDNLQNRQIPFYQLAGLGGPNSLRGYRPVRFRDKDLILAGVEYRWPLPTMAIAYGFFEEGRVFSNVFDEFSLHEFKYSFGGGLRLKSIDGGLIAIFEIAKSREQIRFNFGLNTDLRRF
- a CDS encoding BamA/TamA family outer membrane protein; amino-acid sequence: MSRIFSFLMIYLLITGSGVLAQNSGSESEETNQKENNSEQETAQPEKINQEQANEYPDPNLIPYRTKKSALVHVLSLPAKIWHLAWTPLGATVIWVEQSRIQEKAINFFLNDDQTAGFFPLVSFGGNTGAGGGLMVFDNNLFNKRKRIKASFLYSSSSNNITEIAYADSSLFGSSFYFDITGSYFNDSDENLYISDSVSLENLRDSSIGANKSTADDETSYATQEGGVIANLSYVFSQKVGLGIVSSFRRVDIDSSHDEIEGALFPRNIPGKGETSLFSVGGTLTFNLAKGWPRTLSGTLLRLSYTYNREINGRRFEYNRFRAELNQFIPIPFLAKNRRLGIRGVFEKIDRIGTKQVPFYELSLLGDAANLRGFDQNRFRGRGLLFFNFEYRYPIWDTWDAVLFFDEGQVYDDLSEIALNEFHTAVGTGIRFMSRTGFLMRFEVARSSEQWRALFQIIPNF
- a CDS encoding MFS transporter, producing the protein MANPIKAIMNIRREELPLSLLMSGYFFLVITSFWVLKPLKKNLFINYYDQIGFNLFDWHMEAAQAELLAKVLNMVVAFVAVVVFTWLVRNFRRQQLTYIFTGFFLISYLGYSFVINSPSDFTVWTFYLFGDLFTTLMVATFFAFLNDSVTPDGAKRLYGLIGLGGVLGGAIGATFFWRMLDYLSNSSWLWICFFISVMILVLANAAGRLVERNPPPERSERTKDVSPDQKENPALAGAKLVFKSPYLLSIVAIVGLYEITSQTLDFQFTATISHYLDGPDLKRHFAMIYALSAIVALLVQLFLTSFVMTRFGLMTALLVLPVAIVIGSAGFLAVPILWAGSLLNTADSGFSYGLNQSAKETLYVPTSKDEKYKAKAFIDMFVQRFAKVLAIGVSLGITTYFADFSSKRWLSLFTMAIVSVWILAARYAGKRFHEMTS